GTACGTCGGCGACGTGCGCCGGTCCCTGGCGCTGGACGACGGCTCGCTGCAGACCGTGGGCACCGGGTACCTGCTGCGCGTGGCCGCCGACCAGCTCGACAGCGTCCAGTTCACCTCCGGGCTCGTGCGGGCGCGGGAGAAGAAGAGCGACGGTGACCTGGCCGCGGCCAGGCAGCACCTCGCCGGCGCGATGGCGCTGTGGCGCGGACCTGCCTTCGCCGGCATCGACACCCCCGCGGCAGCCACCGAACGGGCCCGGCTGGACGACTACCGCGCCGGCGCGCTGGAAGACCTCGCCGAGCTCGATCTGCTGCGCGGGGAGCACGCACCGGCGATCCCCGAGCTGTCCCGGCTCGCGGCCGAGCACCCGTACCGCGAACGCGCGCGTGAGCTGCTGATGGTCGCGCTCTACCGCAGTGGCCGCCAAGGGGATGCCCTCGCCGTCTTCGACGAGATCCGGCGGCTGCTGGCCGATGAGCTCGGCGCCAGTCCCGGGCACGGTCTGCAACGCGTCCACGCCCGGATCCTGCGCGCGGACCCCGCGCTCGGCTCGACCCCCGCGAAGGAAATCCGGCCGCTGCCCGCGGACATTCCCGCTGCGCAGCGCAATTTCCTTCCGCGCGATCTCCCGTACTTCGCGGGGCGAAACGACGAGCTCGCCAGGTTGACGGTGTCGGCGGACGACCGGGCCACCGTTCACACCGTGGACGGGATGGCGGGCGTGGGCAAGACCGCGTTCGCTGTCCACGCCGGTCACCTGCTGGCCGAGCGGTTCCCGGACGGTGCTCTCTTCGTCGATCTGCAGGGGCACAGTGCGGGGAAGACGCCGCTGACCGTCGAAGAGATCCTGAACGTCCTCCTCGGACAGCTCGGAGTCACACCGGGCGGGGACGTCCGGGCACAGTGGCGGGCGAAGACCGCGGCGCTGCGGCTCCTGGTCGTTTTCGACAACGCTGTCGACGAGACGCAGGTGGTGCCACTGCTGCCGACCGGGCCCAGCCTGGTGATCGTGACGAGCCGCGCGAGACTGCTGGAGCTGGACGGTGCGCGGCCGCTGTCCCTGACCGTTTTGGCGGAGGCCGAGGCCGAGGCGTTCTTCACGCACTTGGTGGGCGCCGACCGCGCGAGCGCCGAGCCTGAGGCCGTGGCGCAGATCGTCCGGCTGTGCGCCGGCCTGCCGCTCGCGCTCCGGCTGTCCGGAGCAAGGCTGGCGCACCGCACGACCTGGCCGATCGCGCACCTGTCCGCGCAGCTGGCCCGCGCGCGCCGCCGGCTGCCGAAGCTGTTCACCGACCGCGAGGTGGCACTGGCGTTCCGCATGTCGCACGAGCAGCTGTCCCCGATCGACCAGCAGCTCTTCGCCGCACTGGGCCGGCACCCCGGCGCCGACGCGGACACCGCCGTCCTGGCGGCGATGATCGGAGTGCCGGACGGACGGGCCGACGAAGCCCTGCAGCGGCTGGTCGACGTCCACCTGGCCGAGGAACCGGCACCCGGCCGGTACCGGCAACACGACTTGCTGCGGCAGTTCGCCCGCGGCATGTCGGACGACCCGCGCATGACCGAGAAGATGCTCGACCACTACCTGACGGCCATCACGGAGGCAGCGGCCTGCATCGAGGAGAACGGCCCGGGGACGGGGGCCGCGCGGGCCTGGCTGATGGCCGAGCGCGCCAACGTCCTGGCGGCGACCCGCTGCGCCGCGGCCGAAGGGCAAGGCGGCTATGCGTGGCAGCTGGCGATCTCCCTCTGGCACGTCCTGGGTCGCGACCTCGCCGGTGACTCGATCGAACTGCTCGAGCACGGCCTGGCGGCCGCGCGAGAGACGGCCGAGGGCGGCGAGGACCTGCTGCGCACGTTGCTGGCGCTGGCCCACTGGTCCGCCGGCCACACCGCCCGCGCCTACGACCTGCTGACCACGTCGGCCATGCAGCGCGCGCACACCGAATCGCACGCGCACACCCTCGCCCTGCTCGCGTTGATGCACCTGCACCGAGGCGCGCACACCCAAGCCGCGCAGCACGCGCAGGCGGCCTTCGACGAGCTCGCGGAGCTGGCCGAGCTGTCCCCGCTCGGCATCGACGCCAAGATCATCACGCACTGGACCCGGGGCGTCGTCCGGTGGCTGGAAGGCTCGCCCGAGACGGCACTGGCCCACCTGCGGACGGCCTACGCGCTCTGCGGCGACCTGGGCCAGCTCAGCCCCAACGACCACGTGCTCACGGCGCTGGCGCGATGTCTCATCGAGCTGAGCGCCGCCGACGAAGCCCTCGACCACCTTCGCCG
The window above is part of the Amycolatopsis camponoti genome. Proteins encoded here:
- a CDS encoding AfsR/SARP family transcriptional regulator, producing MPDVRFGVLGPVAGWRGTDAVEMGSGKCLRVLGILLLHANHRVEREEIIEGVWGGNPPRSAVNLVQKYVGDVRRSLALDDGSLQTVGTGYLLRVAADQLDSVQFTSGLVRAREKKSDGDLAAARQHLAGAMALWRGPAFAGIDTPAAATERARLDDYRAGALEDLAELDLLRGEHAPAIPELSRLAAEHPYRERARELLMVALYRSGRQGDALAVFDEIRRLLADELGASPGHGLQRVHARILRADPALGSTPAKEIRPLPADIPAAQRNFLPRDLPYFAGRNDELARLTVSADDRATVHTVDGMAGVGKTAFAVHAGHLLAERFPDGALFVDLQGHSAGKTPLTVEEILNVLLGQLGVTPGGDVRAQWRAKTAALRLLVVFDNAVDETQVVPLLPTGPSLVIVTSRARLLELDGARPLSLTVLAEAEAEAFFTHLVGADRASAEPEAVAQIVRLCAGLPLALRLSGARLAHRTTWPIAHLSAQLARARRRLPKLFTDREVALAFRMSHEQLSPIDQQLFAALGRHPGADADTAVLAAMIGVPDGRADEALQRLVDVHLAEEPAPGRYRQHDLLRQFARGMSDDPRMTEKMLDHYLTAITEAAACIEENGPGTGAARAWLMAERANVLAATRCAAAEGQGGYAWQLAISLWHVLGRDLAGDSIELLEHGLAAARETAEGGEDLLRTLLALAHWSAGHTARAYDLLTTSAMQRAHTESHAHTLALLALMHLHRGAHTQAAQHAQAAFDELAELAELSPLGIDAKIITHWTRGVVRWLEGSPETALAHLRTAYALCGDLGQLSPNDHVLTALARCLIELSAADEALDHLRRARELRRRIGDRAGEAEALTLIGTAHRAMGDAGRALKSQRTAMILLDDGSRLRVYARLELGRTLADLGNGTEAVRQHELALAVAVRGGHLREQAQAHDELARTYAGDNPGEARKHRQAAADLAVRLGLTCPKPLPHLRPAGW